One window of the Bradyrhizobium sp. NP1 genome contains the following:
- a CDS encoding MarR family winged helix-turn-helix transcriptional regulator produces the protein MQNEPSKPIVGAWIRLVRAQQAALLKVERALREAELPPYTWYDALWELDQVGDAGLKPGEIQQRMLIAQSNISRLIDRLEEAGCVIRRAREEDGRGQLIVITDKGRALRKRMWPVYARVINEAVGGAITDREAVSLGAVLDKLIARNG, from the coding sequence ATGCAGAACGAACCGAGCAAGCCCATCGTCGGCGCCTGGATCCGGCTGGTCCGAGCCCAGCAGGCCGCGCTGCTCAAGGTCGAGCGGGCGCTGCGTGAGGCGGAGCTGCCGCCTTACACCTGGTACGACGCGCTGTGGGAGCTCGACCAGGTGGGCGATGCGGGCCTGAAGCCGGGCGAGATCCAGCAGCGGATGCTGATCGCGCAGTCGAACATCTCCAGATTGATCGACCGCCTGGAGGAGGCGGGCTGCGTCATCAGGCGTGCCCGTGAGGAAGACGGCCGCGGCCAGCTCATCGTCATCACCGACAAGGGCCGCGCGCTGCGTAAGCGCATGTGGCCGGTCTATGCGCGCGTGATCAATGAGGCGGTCGGCGGCGCAATCACCGACCGCGAGGCTGTCAGCCTGGGCGCCGTCCTCGACAAGCTGATTGCGCGCAACGGGTAG
- a CDS encoding NAD(P)H-dependent oxidoreductase, translating to MARLLVVEASPRRSGSRSTDGCQVFLDALARQRSDLVIDWLDLWAAGLPEFEHATIAAKYARLAGRPFDAAEEKAWDTIGAIVGQLKAADAVVIATPMWNFGIPYKLKHWIDLITQPGLTFSFSPDIGYRPLLSARPTLVILASAGDYSDGPSFGRPDLATPYLKAALGFIGLADPIFVPIGPTIGAADKVEAGRERALAPLAALAQTFMGRRAA from the coding sequence ATGGCAAGGCTCCTGGTTGTGGAGGCATCACCCCGCCGCTCAGGCTCACGGTCGACGGACGGCTGCCAGGTGTTTTTGGACGCACTGGCGCGCCAGCGCAGCGACCTCGTGATCGACTGGCTCGACCTTTGGGCGGCTGGTCTGCCCGAATTCGAGCACGCCACCATCGCGGCGAAATATGCCAGGCTCGCCGGCCGCCCCTTCGATGCGGCAGAAGAGAAAGCCTGGGACACGATCGGCGCCATCGTCGGTCAGCTCAAGGCAGCCGACGCGGTCGTGATCGCGACCCCGATGTGGAATTTTGGCATTCCCTACAAGCTGAAGCACTGGATCGACCTGATCACCCAGCCCGGCCTCACCTTCTCGTTCTCGCCCGACATCGGCTACCGGCCGCTGCTGTCAGCCAGGCCGACGCTCGTCATTCTGGCCAGCGCCGGCGATTATTCTGATGGCCCGAGTTTTGGGCGGCCGGATCTCGCGACGCCATACCTGAAGGCCGCGCTCGGCTTCATCGGCTTGGCCGATCCGATCTTTGTACCTATTGGCCCGACCATCGGCGCGGCCGACAAAGTCGAGGCCGGTCGCGAACGCGCCTTGGCGCCTCTCGCAGCGCTGGCGCAGACCTTCATGGGCCGGCGTGCGGCATGA
- a CDS encoding multidrug efflux SMR transporter, producing MSATLGWLCLVASGLTDVAWAIAMKKAAGSAHHGWTFASLVLLALFVLLLTKALQVLPLGTAYAVWTGIGAIGTVGAGIILFGEPATAARLCFIGLVLAGIVGLKLT from the coding sequence ATGAGCGCAACGCTGGGATGGCTGTGCCTGGTGGCCTCGGGCCTGACCGACGTCGCCTGGGCGATCGCGATGAAGAAGGCGGCGGGCTCGGCCCATCATGGCTGGACGTTCGCCTCGCTGGTGCTGCTGGCGCTCTTTGTGCTGTTGCTGACGAAAGCGCTGCAGGTGCTGCCGCTCGGCACCGCCTATGCCGTCTGGACCGGGATCGGCGCCATCGGCACGGTCGGCGCCGGCATCATCCTGTTCGGCGAGCCGGCGACTGCCGCGCGGCTCTGCTTCATCGGCCTCGTGCTCGCGGGGATCGTCGGCCTGAAGCTGACCTGA